A portion of the Juglans microcarpa x Juglans regia isolate MS1-56 chromosome 1D, Jm3101_v1.0, whole genome shotgun sequence genome contains these proteins:
- the LOC121245940 gene encoding uncharacterized mitochondrial protein AtMg00810-like has product MSASGIVILLVYVDDIIIIGTDCGLITKLQQLLHATSHMKDLGQLTYFLGLEVHHQTNGIFMNQHKHIQYLITLAGLEDTSSVDTPIDVNVKYRKDEEDLLDDPTLYRRLVGSLIYLTTTRPDISYTVH; this is encoded by the coding sequence aTGTCTGCGTCGGGTATAGTCATTCTCttagtttatgtggatgatattatcattattgGCACTGACTGTGGTTTGATTACGAAACTTCAACAGCTATTACATGCAACTTcccatatgaaagatcttggccaGCTCACATACTTCTTAGGATTGGAAGTTCATCATCAGACCAATGGTATTTTCATGAACCAACATAAGCATATTCAATATCTTATCACTTTGGCTGGTTTGGAGGATACTTCTTCTGTTGATACTCCTATAGACGTAAATGTCAAATACAGGAAAGATGAAGAGGACCTTCTGGATGATCCTACTCTCTATCGGCGCCTGGTTGGGAGTCTTATCTACTTGACCACTACTCGACCTGATATATCCTATACTGTTCATTAG